From one Synechocystis sp. PCC 6803 substr. PCC-P genomic stretch:
- a CDS encoding FUSC family protein codes for MLAKLRQRLAFLTRTNGTIDWGRGIRTFCGMAVPYLGGMALGNPQLGLGVGLASQLILLADMGGLYSVRLKTIFGAWVGAAIAMAVGTIVPDGWGLGLAITGFVLFASGYLAVYGEQGAMVGIVTTFAFLLGAQNVSTDSFEFTSLAIGGMWSLILAIFIWPFRPNQPLRQMVANNYSILGNYLRAMAAANFSPDDPQAQQLVVKLRQNLLKSRQTLVASQRGLWGQSKLRELLLVLIEHTERLNKCLMLLNEIVNFHNLPQLQTVEILMEDAFNALGEVCLDLGQMVLGKRRIPNTNRLQLLVQALQQQKKLQRQALTEDFNDYNSLTTVTQLVNHLENLIKQLEQTIQTAELLQNPQLFSDNNSNDQGKLNKVRLMPWWDPLGSNFHLNSPLLRHGLRMALGGMVGATIAHLTQIPYGFWIVITLIFVLKPDFSLTFQRLSNRLLGTFLGVLVMSIALKLIQDPQLLSWLGILAIAMGMALLRFHYSVAVFFITAFALILKAIDPSVPTEYALLSRLVCTLIGSAIALGLAFSFLRQSENLRFTQASVRMLTNLEQYFQQLIPALLGKESINKKEAERVRNETRLAATAMQIALDRLLSDPSTPLEKQEPALTMTNYLARLSRGFRVLISHLENSSGSNPPPPIKLFTEQVQQSLENLRFSLEHQSSPAALPPMATTIKEIREYHQSYQAQRITEINQKQDFTPTRRYLDDFNLVVEECQQIYQRLETIHSAIARFTDSPQLANGIKLKSQPS; via the coding sequence ATGCTGGCTAAGCTCCGCCAACGCCTTGCTTTTTTAACCCGTACCAATGGGACTATTGATTGGGGTAGGGGCATTCGTACTTTTTGCGGCATGGCAGTCCCCTATCTGGGGGGCATGGCCCTGGGAAATCCCCAACTAGGTTTGGGCGTTGGTTTAGCTTCCCAATTAATTTTATTAGCGGACATGGGGGGACTATATTCCGTCCGTTTGAAGACTATTTTCGGGGCCTGGGTCGGGGCGGCGATCGCCATGGCAGTGGGAACTATAGTGCCCGATGGTTGGGGTTTAGGGCTAGCAATAACGGGCTTCGTTTTATTTGCTAGCGGTTATCTAGCGGTTTATGGGGAGCAGGGAGCCATGGTGGGCATTGTCACCACCTTTGCTTTTCTCCTCGGTGCCCAAAATGTCAGTACCGATTCCTTTGAATTTACCTCCCTGGCGATCGGGGGAATGTGGAGCTTGATATTAGCTATTTTCATTTGGCCCTTCCGTCCCAATCAACCTTTGCGGCAAATGGTTGCCAACAATTACAGCATTTTAGGCAATTATCTCCGGGCCATGGCCGCCGCTAACTTTAGTCCCGATGACCCCCAAGCTCAGCAATTGGTGGTCAAACTGCGTCAAAACTTGCTTAAATCTCGGCAAACTCTGGTGGCCAGCCAGCGAGGATTATGGGGACAAAGTAAATTAAGGGAATTATTATTAGTTTTAATCGAGCATACGGAAAGATTAAATAAATGCCTAATGTTGCTCAATGAAATTGTTAATTTCCACAATCTACCCCAATTACAAACAGTGGAAATCCTAATGGAAGATGCGTTTAATGCTCTGGGGGAAGTTTGCTTAGATTTAGGACAAATGGTGCTAGGCAAAAGACGCATTCCTAACACTAACCGTTTGCAACTATTAGTGCAAGCATTGCAACAGCAAAAAAAATTACAACGGCAGGCTCTCACAGAGGATTTTAACGACTACAACAGTTTAACCACCGTAACCCAATTGGTTAACCATTTAGAAAACCTGATCAAACAATTAGAGCAAACCATTCAAACCGCGGAACTTTTACAAAATCCCCAACTTTTTTCCGATAATAATTCCAATGATCAAGGAAAACTAAATAAAGTTAGGCTTATGCCTTGGTGGGACCCCCTAGGGAGTAATTTTCACCTTAACTCGCCTTTGTTACGCCATGGTTTGCGCATGGCATTGGGGGGTATGGTGGGGGCAACAATTGCCCATCTAACTCAAATTCCCTACGGTTTTTGGATTGTTATAACGCTAATTTTTGTGCTCAAGCCGGATTTTAGTTTAACTTTTCAAAGGTTATCCAATCGTCTTTTAGGCACTTTTTTAGGGGTATTAGTAATGTCCATTGCCCTCAAGCTCATTCAAGACCCCCAATTGCTCAGTTGGCTGGGAATTTTGGCGATCGCCATGGGGATGGCCCTGTTGAGATTTCACTACAGTGTGGCGGTCTTTTTTATCACAGCTTTTGCTTTAATTCTTAAGGCCATTGATCCGTCGGTGCCCACGGAATATGCCCTCCTTTCCCGCCTGGTTTGTACCCTCATTGGCAGCGCCATTGCCCTAGGTTTAGCCTTTAGTTTTCTGCGGCAATCGGAAAATTTACGCTTCACCCAGGCCAGTGTCAGAATGCTAACTAATCTGGAGCAATATTTTCAGCAATTAATCCCCGCCCTACTGGGAAAAGAGTCAATTAACAAAAAAGAAGCAGAAAGGGTACGCAATGAAACTCGGTTAGCAGCCACCGCCATGCAGATTGCCCTGGATCGCTTACTCAGTGACCCCAGCACTCCCCTGGAAAAACAAGAGCCAGCCTTGACCATGACCAATTATCTAGCCCGCTTAAGTAGGGGTTTTCGGGTTTTGATCAGTCATTTGGAAAATAGCTCCGGCAGTAATCCCCCGCCCCCCATTAAGTTATTTACCGAGCAAGTACAACAAAGTTTGGAAAATTTACGCTTTTCCCTGGAGCACCAATCATCACCAGCGGCTTTGCCCCCCATGGCCACCACCATTAAAGAAATCCGGGAATATCACCAGAGTTATCAAGCCCAAAGAATTACGGAAATTAATCAAAAACAAGACTTTACTCCCACCCGCCGTTATTTGGACGATTTTAATTTGGTGGTGGAGGAATGCCAACAAATTTACCAACGCCTGGAAACTATCCACTCGGCGATCGCCAGATTTACCGATAGCCCCCAACTGGCCAATGGAATCAAACTCAAAAGTCAGCCCAGTTGA
- the psbU gene encoding photosystem II complex extrinsic protein PsbU, whose product MKFISRLLVACSLLIGLMGFLGADLAQALTPNPILAELNAVDAKLTTDFGQKIDLNNSDIRDFRGLRGFYPNLASEIIKNAPYDTVEEVLDIPGLSETQKSRLEANLGSFTVTEPSIELTSGDDRINPGVY is encoded by the coding sequence ATGAAATTTATTTCCCGCCTACTGGTTGCGTGTAGCTTATTGATCGGACTGATGGGTTTTCTGGGAGCGGATTTGGCCCAAGCTCTCACTCCCAATCCTATATTGGCTGAACTAAACGCTGTGGATGCTAAATTGACCACGGATTTTGGTCAAAAGATTGATTTAAATAATAGTGATATTCGGGATTTTCGTGGTCTGCGGGGCTTTTATCCCAATTTGGCCAGTGAAATCATTAAAAATGCCCCCTACGACACCGTAGAGGAAGTTTTGGACATTCCTGGTTTGAGTGAAACCCAAAAAAGCCGCTTGGAAGCCAATTTGGGTAGCTTCACCGTCACCGAACCAAGCATTGAGCTAACTTCTGGCGATGACCGTATTAATCCAGGAGTTTACTAA
- a CDS encoding HNH endonuclease has translation MAKVLVLNASYEPLNITHWQRAVVLLLKDKAEALENNGKLIYANFPLPSVIRLRQYIKVPYKEIPLTRRNVLERDRHTCQYCNYKGEQLTLDHVIPRSRGGGDSWENLVTACVRCNIKKGNRTPREAQMSLNYTPRRPYSSLLFEIIKHTRNDRNHEWRKYVIGI, from the coding sequence ATGGCTAAGGTTTTAGTCCTCAACGCTTCCTATGAACCTTTAAACATTACCCATTGGCAACGGGCGGTGGTGTTACTGCTGAAAGATAAGGCCGAAGCTTTGGAAAATAATGGCAAGCTGATCTACGCCAATTTTCCCCTCCCGTCGGTGATTCGCCTGCGGCAGTATATCAAGGTTCCTTACAAGGAAATCCCCCTTACTCGCCGCAACGTACTGGAGCGCGATCGCCACACCTGTCAGTATTGCAATTACAAAGGTGAACAACTCACCCTAGACCACGTTATTCCCCGTTCCCGGGGTGGGGGAGACAGTTGGGAAAATCTGGTCACTGCCTGTGTGCGTTGCAACATCAAGAAGGGTAATCGTACCCCTAGGGAAGCACAAATGTCCCTAAATTATACCCCCCGGCGTCCCTACAGCAGTTTGCTGTTTGAAATTATTAAACATACTCGCAATGACCGCAACCATGAATGGCGAAAATATGTAATTGGTATTTAA
- a CDS encoding UDP-glucose/GDP-mannose dehydrogenase family protein: MRVCVIGTGYVGLVTGVCLAHIGHQVICVDNNEEKVKLMRAGQSPIYEPGLSELMVANMESGRLVFTTDLGKGVQESAILFIAVGTPALEDGSSDTRYVEAVARSIGEHLDEQYRVIVNKSTVPIGSGDWVRMIVTEGNEAHQQQTGQAIAVNFDVVSNPEFLREGSAVYDTFNPDRIVLGGNNPQALALMRELYTPLIERRVGENPELPPVPVVMTDLSSAEMIKYAANAFLATKISFINEVANICDRVGADVTQVAQGIGLDSRIGSKFLNAGIGWGGSCFPKDVSALIHTAKDYGYTTSILNAVVEVNQVQRLIVVEKLQQELKILKGKVIGLLGLTFKPDTDDMRDAPALNIIQQLNRLGAKVKAYDPIVSQSGVSHGLSGVKIESTPAMLADQCDALILVTEWQEFLKLDFPVLASRMHQAVIIDGRNFLDKEKLQGAGFRYLGVGRS, translated from the coding sequence ATGCGTGTTTGTGTTATCGGAACGGGATATGTGGGTTTAGTCACTGGCGTTTGCCTGGCCCATATTGGCCATCAAGTAATTTGTGTTGATAACAACGAGGAAAAAGTCAAGCTCATGCGGGCAGGGCAATCCCCCATCTATGAACCCGGGCTGTCGGAGTTGATGGTGGCCAATATGGAAAGCGGTCGTCTAGTATTCACTACGGATTTGGGCAAGGGAGTCCAGGAGAGTGCAATTCTTTTCATTGCAGTGGGTACTCCCGCCTTGGAGGATGGTTCCAGTGATACCCGTTATGTGGAGGCGGTGGCCCGCAGTATTGGTGAGCATCTCGATGAACAGTATCGGGTGATTGTCAATAAATCAACTGTGCCCATTGGTTCCGGGGATTGGGTGCGGATGATTGTCACCGAAGGCAATGAAGCCCATCAACAACAAACGGGTCAGGCGATCGCCGTTAACTTTGACGTGGTTAGTAACCCAGAATTTTTGCGAGAAGGGTCGGCGGTTTACGATACGTTTAACCCGGACAGAATTGTGTTGGGGGGCAATAATCCCCAGGCCTTGGCTTTAATGCGGGAACTTTACACGCCCTTAATTGAAAGGCGGGTGGGGGAAAATCCTGAGCTGCCGCCGGTGCCGGTGGTGATGACGGACCTTAGTTCGGCGGAAATGATTAAGTATGCGGCCAATGCTTTTTTGGCTACCAAAATTAGTTTTATTAACGAGGTGGCCAATATCTGTGACCGGGTAGGGGCGGATGTGACCCAGGTGGCCCAGGGCATTGGCTTGGATTCCCGTATCGGTAGTAAATTTCTTAATGCGGGCATTGGTTGGGGAGGTTCCTGTTTTCCGAAGGATGTGTCTGCGTTGATCCACACTGCGAAGGACTATGGTTACACCACTTCAATTTTGAATGCCGTAGTGGAGGTAAACCAGGTACAACGGCTGATTGTGGTGGAAAAACTACAGCAGGAGTTAAAAATCCTTAAAGGTAAGGTGATTGGCCTGTTGGGATTGACTTTTAAGCCGGATACGGATGATATGCGGGATGCTCCAGCCCTGAACATAATTCAACAACTAAATCGTTTGGGAGCCAAGGTGAAAGCCTATGATCCGATTGTTTCCCAGTCTGGGGTAAGCCATGGTTTATCGGGGGTAAAAATTGAGTCGACCCCGGCTATGTTGGCGGACCAGTGTGATGCGTTAATTTTGGTGACGGAATGGCAGGAATTTTTAAAGCTAGATTTTCCTGTCCTGGCCAGCCGTATGCATCAGGCTGTGATCATTGATGGTCGTAATTTCCTCGACAAGGAAAAATTGCAAGGGGCAGGATTCCGTTACCTAGGGGTTGGTCGTAGTTAG
- a CDS encoding FAD-dependent hydroxylase — protein MTFVAASITDNQFDVAIAGGGVVGLVLAAGLRHTGLKIAIIEALPKEQALTKPQAYAISLLSGKILAGLGVWENIKDSIGHFERIQISDNDYRGTVPFAKEDVDELALGHVAEHPVILQALENCVEQCPRIAWFRPAELISFTAGENHKQVTLQQEGREITLQTKLLVAADGARSHTRSLAGIQTKGWKYWQSCVAFTIQHQAPDNTTAFERFCDTGPMGILPLPGDRAQIVWTMPHHKAHTLVNLPEADFITELRQRIGDRLGEFHLINARRLFPVQLMQSDCYVQPRLALVGDAAHCCHPVGGQGLNLGIRDGAALAQVIATAHSQGEDWGSLAVLKRYEHWRKPENWLILGFTDLLDRFFSSHWLPAIALRRFGLEVLRLVPPAKKLALRLMTGLLGRKPQLATGQSLVSQ, from the coding sequence ATGACCTTTGTAGCCGCTTCCATAACTGATAACCAATTCGATGTGGCGATCGCCGGGGGAGGCGTTGTGGGGCTGGTACTAGCGGCGGGTTTGCGTCATACGGGGCTGAAAATTGCCATTATCGAAGCTTTACCGAAGGAACAGGCCCTAACTAAGCCCCAGGCCTATGCCATTTCCCTGCTGTCGGGCAAAATCTTAGCGGGACTGGGGGTCTGGGAAAATATTAAGGACTCCATCGGTCATTTCGAACGCATCCAAATTTCCGATAATGACTATCGGGGTACCGTTCCCTTTGCCAAGGAAGATGTGGACGAACTGGCCCTGGGCCATGTGGCGGAGCATCCAGTCATTCTGCAGGCGCTGGAAAATTGTGTAGAGCAATGTCCCCGCATTGCCTGGTTTCGTCCCGCTGAGTTGATCAGTTTTACGGCGGGAGAGAACCACAAACAGGTCACCCTACAACAGGAAGGCAGAGAAATTACCCTACAAACCAAATTGTTGGTGGCGGCGGATGGAGCCCGTTCCCACACCCGTTCCCTGGCGGGGATTCAAACCAAGGGGTGGAAATATTGGCAATCCTGTGTGGCTTTCACCATCCAGCATCAAGCCCCTGACAATACCACTGCCTTTGAGCGTTTTTGTGACACTGGTCCCATGGGGATTTTGCCCCTACCCGGCGATCGAGCCCAGATTGTCTGGACCATGCCCCACCATAAGGCCCATACCCTAGTGAATCTACCGGAAGCGGATTTTATTACAGAACTGCGCCAACGCATTGGCGATCGCCTAGGGGAATTTCATTTAATTAATGCCCGCCGTTTATTTCCGGTGCAACTAATGCAGAGCGATTGTTATGTGCAACCCCGCTTGGCATTAGTGGGGGATGCGGCCCACTGTTGCCATCCGGTGGGGGGTCAGGGTTTAAATTTGGGCATTCGGGACGGAGCCGCCCTGGCCCAGGTTATTGCCACGGCCCACAGCCAAGGGGAAGATTGGGGTTCCCTAGCAGTGCTGAAACGTTATGAACATTGGCGTAAACCAGAAAATTGGCTCATTTTGGGCTTCACTGACCTGCTAGATCGTTTCTTTTCCAGTCATTGGCTGCCGGCGATCGCCTTGAGAAGGTTTGGCCTAGAGGTATTGCGCCTAGTGCCTCCAGCGAAAAAGCTGGCCCTCCGTTTGATGACCGGTTTGCTCGGTCGGAAACCCCAATTGGCCACAGGGCAATCCTTAGTGAGTCAGTAG
- the crcB gene encoding fluoride efflux transporter CrcB encodes MNPLLQWLGAMPASLRSPLAIILGAIPGALARYYATIFLAGLFGNDLPYATFLINFSGCVGMGLVVTLATQPALMSPDLRLLLAVGFLGSYTTFSTYALEVTSLWRMGQLGQGVLYGLGSLGIGTIGVLLGSLIARRLTI; translated from the coding sequence ATGAATCCTTTATTGCAATGGTTGGGGGCCATGCCAGCTTCTCTCAGGTCGCCATTGGCAATTATTTTAGGAGCCATACCGGGGGCGTTGGCCCGCTACTATGCCACTATTTTTCTGGCCGGGCTTTTTGGTAACGATTTACCCTATGCCACTTTTTTAATTAATTTTTCCGGTTGTGTGGGTATGGGTCTGGTGGTGACATTGGCGACCCAACCGGCCTTGATGTCTCCGGATTTAAGGTTGCTTTTAGCAGTGGGATTTTTGGGTTCTTACACCACCTTTTCCACCTATGCCTTGGAAGTGACTTCCCTCTGGCGTATGGGACAGTTGGGCCAGGGAGTGCTCTACGGTTTAGGGAGTTTAGGAATCGGGACGATCGGTGTATTGCTGGGGAGTTTGATTGCCCGTCGCCTCACTATCTAG
- a CDS encoding LapA family protein — protein sequence MLDFFCSGKGWWFQLGGNGNGLGWLLSYPWGVEPTAEGSFRWMLRRMSQLAIAMVLALGLISLALLTIQNVTPVALSFLTLQSIEMPVGLLLVFSLAGGLVVGSLLAPLPGGNRRRGVPSQQQLDREFDFDDLV from the coding sequence ATGCTCGATTTTTTCTGCAGTGGCAAGGGTTGGTGGTTTCAGCTTGGGGGTAATGGGAACGGCTTGGGCTGGCTTTTGAGCTATCCTTGGGGAGTGGAGCCGACCGCAGAGGGGAGTTTTCGTTGGATGCTACGTCGCATGAGTCAATTGGCGATCGCCATGGTTTTAGCTTTGGGGTTAATATCCCTGGCATTATTGACTATCCAAAATGTCACCCCTGTGGCCCTGAGTTTTTTGACATTGCAGTCTATTGAGATGCCGGTGGGTCTGCTGTTGGTATTTTCCTTGGCCGGGGGACTGGTGGTAGGTAGTTTGTTGGCCCCGTTACCCGGTGGTAATCGTCGGCGGGGAGTCCCTTCCCAACAACAATTAGACCGGGAATTCGATTTTGACGATCTTGTATGA
- the hmpF gene encoding pilus motility taxis protein HmpF, with protein sequence MLYLAEIKKQTKNFLGGYKTELKLLACQHSDQTWSALPNEENFQTDDMGEAREGTLWILNLSNSRSLQGTPEVAAPELVRQLQKLSRLSEKLKEQQSEIERWRESLTFQFQELSQREMEIEAKESEVEDRANQLAQVEQQRYEVEQARQRLEGEREQLTELQQQFGSLLENSAENREVLQGILHRLGAYPEAIPALFTAAANAQQSTDQQQQIFNDHWQMVTSAEQELGRNQALIQQKQELLVIHGQELDAIAQELAKAKVQLTVEQEGVVNGQKLLTQLKAEIAAAESLQTNLYRLATGAMSVDKDHQIDVQHLEQLPLGELEETVKALQTDMQKLARFVNDQEEELTLQCEEVEAIQARLEAADEYSRLTIEEELNEEQERKRMLDETLIGQRRNLKERQEVLLQHLKILRRRQGIVEIDDSIPNIDLDPVIQQLEGRKHKLQEEKNKLEQNLQSTRQGLAEIETMIASLDQQYQAKKTNFEQNRREVEDLQKQTAALEAQGRLLRAALQPLQDQLDVMKPRLQEMQTLLFGG encoded by the coding sequence GTGCTCTATCTGGCTGAAATTAAGAAACAAACCAAAAACTTTTTAGGCGGTTACAAAACCGAGTTAAAACTTCTGGCCTGTCAGCACAGTGATCAGACCTGGAGTGCCCTGCCTAACGAAGAAAACTTCCAAACCGACGACATGGGAGAAGCCAGGGAGGGAACCCTATGGATCCTAAACCTGAGTAATAGTCGCTCCCTACAAGGGACTCCAGAAGTAGCGGCGCCAGAGTTAGTGCGGCAGTTGCAAAAACTGTCCCGCCTCTCGGAAAAACTCAAGGAACAACAGAGCGAAATTGAACGTTGGCGAGAATCCCTCACTTTTCAGTTCCAAGAACTGAGCCAGCGAGAAATGGAAATTGAAGCGAAGGAGTCGGAGGTTGAAGACCGAGCCAATCAGCTTGCCCAGGTGGAACAGCAAAGATATGAGGTGGAGCAGGCCCGACAAAGGTTAGAAGGGGAAAGAGAACAATTGACCGAACTCCAACAGCAGTTTGGCAGTTTGCTGGAAAATAGTGCTGAAAATCGGGAAGTGTTACAGGGCATACTCCACCGGTTAGGAGCTTACCCGGAAGCTATCCCCGCCCTATTTACGGCCGCAGCCAATGCCCAGCAAAGCACCGACCAACAACAACAGATCTTTAATGACCATTGGCAGATGGTTACCAGTGCAGAACAGGAGTTGGGACGGAACCAAGCATTAATTCAGCAAAAACAGGAATTATTGGTCATCCATGGGCAGGAATTGGATGCCATCGCCCAAGAATTAGCTAAAGCGAAAGTTCAACTAACAGTGGAACAGGAGGGGGTGGTTAATGGCCAAAAGCTCCTGACCCAATTGAAAGCTGAAATTGCGGCCGCTGAAAGCTTACAAACCAATCTCTATCGATTGGCCACCGGCGCAATGAGTGTCGATAAAGACCATCAAATTGATGTGCAACATCTGGAACAATTGCCCCTGGGGGAACTGGAGGAAACCGTTAAAGCATTGCAAACTGATATGCAAAAATTAGCCCGCTTTGTTAACGATCAAGAGGAAGAGTTAACTCTGCAATGCGAAGAAGTGGAAGCTATCCAAGCCCGCCTAGAAGCCGCCGATGAGTATAGTCGTCTCACCATTGAGGAGGAGTTAAACGAAGAGCAGGAAAGGAAGCGCATGCTGGACGAAACCCTGATTGGGCAGCGCCGCAACCTCAAGGAGCGCCAGGAAGTGTTGTTGCAACATCTCAAAATTCTTCGTCGTCGCCAGGGCATTGTGGAAATTGACGACAGTATTCCCAACATTGATTTGGATCCGGTTATCCAACAATTGGAGGGGCGCAAGCATAAACTCCAGGAGGAAAAAAATAAGCTGGAACAAAATTTGCAGTCCACTAGGCAGGGTTTGGCAGAAATTGAAACCATGATTGCTAGTCTCGACCAGCAGTACCAGGCGAAAAAGACTAATTTTGAGCAAAACCGTCGGGAAGTGGAAGATTTACAGAAACAGACAGCGGCGCTAGAAGCCCAGGGTCGTTTGTTGAGGGCAGCTTTGCAACCTCTGCAGGATCAGTTGGATGTAATGAAACCCCGGTTGCAGGAAATGCAGACCCTATTGTTTGGCGGTTAG
- a CDS encoding CO2 hydration protein, protein MPWHSGLDCWDNGLYYGLLYRNHSSEVMTQTSLAPSRHPLRGYIQNLEAGQALLVDSPANTLEVVGILKSYGVILDAYSINLQHIAHTQYLKLFPFFKYFNGNVNGDRLLKHWWHNRINYEYAEYCMKAMMWHGGGKLDEYLDSAEFKANVKKLIKAKIKGNPFLQLLNQIFPEFLPEQMRMMAYYSALGQFWRVMADMFLNLSDRHDRGEIKTIPDVVQHIQDGLVADAARPIIYRVELGGTTYDVLPPSANLAFLMETAVPYVEAVFFRGTPFPGTISYNAQAGQIPPDQSLFTYGALYADPLPVGGAGIPPTLLMQDMRHFLPDYLRRVYQASLRQEGDLLVQICESFQKSMFCVTTAAIRGLAPYPLETDNPQEQETNRAYLESWMNRFLTSRVEIINQPSTMAD, encoded by the coding sequence GTGCCCTGGCATTCTGGCCTGGATTGCTGGGATAATGGCCTCTATTATGGGCTTTTGTATCGAAACCATAGTTCTGAAGTTATGACCCAAACCTCCCTCGCCCCGTCCCGTCATCCCCTCAGAGGATATATTCAAAATCTAGAGGCGGGGCAGGCCCTGTTGGTGGATTCCCCGGCTAACACGCTGGAAGTGGTGGGCATCCTCAAAAGCTATGGTGTGATCCTCGATGCCTATTCCATCAATCTGCAACACATTGCCCATACCCAGTATCTGAAGTTATTTCCCTTTTTTAAATATTTCAACGGTAATGTCAATGGCGATCGCCTATTGAAACATTGGTGGCACAATCGCATTAACTACGAGTATGCAGAATATTGCATGAAGGCAATGATGTGGCATGGAGGGGGAAAATTGGATGAATATCTAGACAGTGCCGAGTTTAAAGCCAATGTTAAAAAGTTAATTAAAGCGAAAATCAAAGGCAATCCTTTTTTGCAATTACTTAACCAGATTTTTCCCGAATTTTTGCCGGAACAAATGCGAATGATGGCCTATTATTCCGCCTTGGGTCAATTCTGGCGGGTGATGGCGGATATGTTTTTGAATTTATCTGACCGCCATGACCGGGGAGAAATCAAAACCATTCCTGATGTGGTGCAACATATCCAAGACGGCCTAGTGGCCGATGCCGCCCGCCCCATTATTTACCGGGTGGAGTTGGGGGGAACTACCTACGATGTTTTGCCCCCCAGTGCCAATTTAGCTTTTTTGATGGAAACCGCAGTGCCCTACGTGGAGGCGGTGTTTTTCCGGGGTACTCCTTTCCCTGGCACCATTTCCTACAATGCCCAAGCGGGACAGATTCCCCCTGACCAAAGCCTGTTTACCTATGGGGCCCTCTATGCCGATCCCCTCCCCGTTGGTGGAGCTGGCATTCCCCCCACCTTGCTAATGCAGGATATGCGCCACTTTTTGCCGGACTATCTCCGACGGGTTTATCAGGCATCCCTACGGCAGGAAGGGGATTTACTGGTGCAAATTTGTGAAAGTTTTCAAAAATCAATGTTTTGTGTCACCACCGCGGCCATTCGTGGTTTAGCACCCTATCCCCTGGAGACCGATAATCCCCAGGAACAGGAGACTAACCGAGCTTACCTGGAAAGTTGGATGAATCGTTTTCTCACTTCCCGGGTGGAGATTATTAACCAACCCTCAACCATGGCCGATTAG
- a CDS encoding SUMF1/EgtB/PvdO family nonheme iron enzyme, whose product MVENLETIDQAMERCRTETLRLLHRIPPTLGDRQWHPDFSPIDWHFGHIAFTEALWLLPEQERKKFHTPSYQKLFRADGLSKSERCALPSRGVIEQYLGEVRASVKQVWGSTDRSWDRAQARLRWWLLQHEVQHSETISFLSHLAGIDLGVNSQIPGDECPEPVLEATMVPIPAGGFYQGSEQIWAQDNERPVHWVEVEQFWLDKYPVTQAQYQQFIDAGGYQQSKYWTEAGWQWRSMANVTAPLYWHPESNTQNHPVYGVSAYEAEAYANFVGKRLPTEQEWERAARWSGQHNSSTYPWEETLPTKEQCNFNNHRGRTTPVHYYDQGRNQGGCYDLLGNVWEWTASTFEPYDNFQPYPYRGYSQAYFDGEHRVMRGGSWATRSWGLRASFRNWYHPWTRQVLVGFRCAS is encoded by the coding sequence GTGGTTGAAAATCTTGAAACTATTGACCAAGCAATGGAGCGGTGTCGCACAGAAACTCTCCGCCTGTTGCACCGCATTCCCCCAACCCTAGGCGATCGCCAATGGCACCCAGATTTCAGCCCCATTGATTGGCACTTTGGTCACATTGCCTTTACCGAAGCCCTTTGGCTATTGCCGGAGCAGGAGCGGAAAAAATTTCATACCCCGTCTTACCAAAAATTGTTCCGAGCCGATGGTTTATCGAAATCGGAACGCTGTGCATTACCTAGCCGTGGAGTTATTGAGCAATATTTAGGGGAAGTTAGGGCCTCTGTGAAGCAGGTCTGGGGATCGACTGATCGATCCTGGGACCGAGCCCAAGCAAGGTTAAGGTGGTGGCTCCTACAACACGAAGTCCAACATAGTGAAACCATTAGTTTTTTAAGTCATTTAGCCGGAATTGATTTAGGGGTTAATAGCCAAATCCCTGGGGACGAATGCCCAGAACCAGTGCTGGAGGCAACCATGGTGCCTATTCCCGCTGGAGGTTTTTACCAAGGCAGTGAGCAAATATGGGCCCAGGACAACGAACGCCCCGTCCATTGGGTCGAAGTAGAACAGTTCTGGCTAGATAAATACCCAGTTACCCAGGCCCAATACCAACAATTTATCGATGCTGGTGGTTATCAACAAAGTAAATACTGGACAGAAGCCGGTTGGCAATGGCGATCGATGGCGAACGTCACAGCACCGCTTTATTGGCACCCCGAAAGTAATACCCAGAACCATCCCGTCTACGGAGTCAGTGCCTACGAAGCGGAAGCTTATGCCAATTTTGTGGGTAAACGTTTACCCACAGAGCAGGAATGGGAAAGGGCCGCCCGTTGGTCTGGTCAGCATAACTCCAGCACCTATCCCTGGGAGGAAACTTTGCCAACCAAAGAGCAATGTAACTTTAATAATCACCGTGGGCGCACAACCCCTGTCCATTATTATGACCAGGGTCGTAATCAAGGGGGCTGTTATGACCTGTTGGGCAACGTATGGGAATGGACAGCTTCTACTTTCGAGCCCTACGACAATTTTCAACCCTATCCCTATCGGGGTTACTCCCAAGCCTATTTTGATGGGGAACATCGGGTGATGCGGGGCGGCAGTTGGGCCACCCGTAGTTGGGGCTTAAGGGCCAGCTTTCGCAATTGGTACCATCCTTGGACTAGACAAGTTTTGGTCGGTTTTCGTTGTGCCAGTTAA